The Candidatus Dormiibacterota bacterium sequence GAGCGCACTCCACGCGGGCGAGACGTACGCGCACGACGGCTCGCTCGCAAACGCGTCGCCCGTCATCGTGTACGCGCGTGATCGCGATCCGCCGCAGATCTCGCGGTACTCGCACACCCCGCATTTTCCGCCGAACGTATCGGGGGCGCGCAGGCGGCGCATGATCGGATGACCGCGATAGACGTCGAGGAGGCGATCGGTGCGAACGTTGCCGACGACGTACGGGAGGAACCCGCTCGGACAGATCTCCCCGAGATGCGACACGAAGACGAATCCCTTGCCGTCGCCGATCGCGGGAATTCGCTTGGCCAAGCTCGCGGCGTCGCCGTGTTGCAGCAGATACCGGCGGTAGTGCGGCGCTTCGGTGGTCTTGAGATCGAACGGCAGCTCGCCGGAGAGCCGGTGCAGCTGTGCGAACGCGCGCTCGGTTTCCGAGGCGTTCAGCACGTCGCGCTCCGTCGCGCGGCCGACCGGAACGAGAAAGAAGAGGCTCCAGAGGACGATGTCCAGTCCGCGCAGGACGCCGGCCATCTCGTCGATGCGCGTGTGGTTGAAGCGCGAGATCGTCGTATTGATCTGCACCTCGAGGCCCGCCTCGCGAGCCGCGCGCACGCCGCGCAACGTTCGTTCGAAGGAGCCGCGCACGCCCCGGAAAGCATCGTGCGACGCTGCATCGGGAGCGTCGAGGCTCAGAGAGATTCGCTTGCAGCCGGCGGCGGACAACGCGCGCAGAGAAGCGGGGGTGAGCCTCCCCGTCGCGCTCGGCGAAACGGCCGTCCGCAGACCGTGTGCAACGGCGTATTCGACGATCGTAACGATGTCCGCACGCATGAACGGATCGCCCCCGGTCAGGATGAAGGCCGCCGGCGAGCACTCAACAACTGCGTCGACGAGTGCGAACGCCTGCGTCGTCGTCAGCTCGAGAGGGTGGCGCTGCGGTATGGCCGCGGCGCGGCAGTGCCGGCACGCGAGCGCGCACGCCCGGGTCATTTCCCAAATCACGATCCGGGGAGCATCCGCGTACGAAGGGAGTGAGGCGTTCATTCCCCCCCAGAATACAATCTGGCGCCGATGGAATTACGAAGAAGTCGTGAAGATCGGCTACTGCCAGGACGGTACGCGAAACGTCGCAGGGCATGTGTCCTCGTTCACGGGCGAGTTCATCAGCGAAACGGCTCGCGGAAAGGCGGCCAGCTCGCTCGTTCGTATCGTGATCCAGAACTGCGTCAGGACAGTCTGCCCGGCGCGGTTTCGACCGCACTGCAACTGCAGCGATCGCGTCTCGTCCGTAGAGAATGCCAGCCGGAAGCGATAGGCGACGGCTGCGTGCGTGACCGTGCGTCCGGTCTGTGAGATGAGAAATCGTCCGAAACCGCCCTCGACGACGGCGTGGCGCATTGCGAGCTCGGTGGAGAAGAACGCCGTCGGATCGAACCCGAAGCATTGCACGTGCTTGTCATATTCGTGGGTGAGCAGCCCGTGCGCGAAATGTGGCATCACGTTGCCGAGCGCCCAATGCAGGTACGCGTCGAGTCGAGGTGCTGCGGTACTGTGAACGTAGAAGTCGCAACCCCTCGACCACCATTGCGGATCGGTGACGCCGCTGCGGATGAGCTGCCGGGGTCGCGACGCCCAAAGGCCGTGCAGCCCGATCAACGGGCGTCTGGGCTGATCGCGCAGGCATCCTCCATCCGTGGAGCAGATGCCGGGCTGCCACGTCAGCGCGAACGTGTAGTGCGCGAAGTCTCCATGCTTGGCCGGCACGAGCGAGGCGAGGACCGTTCCGCAACACATGGCGGCGAAAGCGACGAAAGCGATGACGCGCATACGGCCGTCTTGACGGCCTCCGGGCCCGCAACTCCTCTCTCTTCTAAAAGAAGTGTGCTGGAAACAACCAAGCGGGTGCCCGATTCGTGACACATAGGAATCGCGCCGCCAATGCGGTCTAATGCAAACTTATCTTATATTAGCTCGCTGCAGTAATTGCGGGAGGAATGCCGATGTTTCGCTGGGGTGCCGTACTCTTTGCTCTGCTCTTCCTTAGTCCGGTCGCGTCGCTCGCGCAGAGCGGAAGCGCGACGATCCAAGGAAGTGTGCGCTCGTCGTCGGGCACGCCGATCTCCGGCGCGCAGATCGCGGTGAGCGGCCCCTCGTCGCGAACGACAACGAGCGATGCCCAGGGCAACTTCTCGATCTCCGGCGTGACGCCGGGTATCTACCGCCTCGACGTGAACAAGGGCGGATACGCTCCCGCGATGGTTACAAACCTCGTGTTGCTCGTAGGCGGGACCACGCCGGTAGCGGTGACGTTGGTTCCTGCGTCCCTTAGCTCGCTGCGGACCATCGCGCGCGTCAATGCCTCCGCGCACAGCTCCATCAACACGGGCGCGGCGGCGCTCACGTTCGAGACGCGCCAGCAGTTCACGACCCTCGCGAATCCGCAGATCAACAACGTGATTCAGCGCATTCCCAACGCCGTCGTCGAGCGCGGCAGCTCCTCCCCGAACACGTCGATCTCGCTCGGCGGAACGCAACCGTACGAGACGCAGATCTTGCTCGACGGCCACCCGCTTTCGGCAGGCCGGTACGGCGTGTGGTTCTCGCAGTTCTTTAGTTCGTGGATGATCGGCAGCGTCGAAGCCGAATCGGGCCCCGGCAACACGACGCCCTTTGCCGGCTCCGCTATCGGCGGAACCGTCAACCTGTTGACGCCTGGTTTCACGCGGCAGACGACGTACGACATGGTCTACGGCGACGACAACTTCGGATCGCAGTCGTACGACATTCTGACGACCGGCTCGCTCGGCAGCAAGTTCCAATACGTGCTCGGTGCGGGTTACGCGGCGAACAACGGCCCCTACTACCTCCATTACGGCTGCACCGTAAGGCCGAACAGCCCCAGCCTCGACAACAGGCCCGGCAGCACCGGCATCATTCAGTTCTGCGGTAATCTGAACGGTTCGCTGTTCACGAAGGGCGAGCTGATCAAGTTTCGCTACGATTTTTCACCTTCGACGTCGTTTGAAATCGGCTTCGCCGGCTCGCAAGCCGGCTATCAGCCCCAGGGCACGGCATACGGCCAGTATGCTGCAAACATGCTCATTACACCGTGCTTGAGCGGCGGCAAGGTCTGCACCAACCCATTCGACTCCCAATACGTCGGCAAGACGATCAACGGCTACATCTTCTATCCGGGATCGAACGTCTATAACAACCAGCCGCTCTTCAGCGGCGAGTTCCGCACGGCGATCGGTGACAACACGCTGCTCATTCGTCCGTATGCGGGAAACATCGCGCGCATCATCGATGGTTCGGGCGAGCTCAACTACCCGCAGTTCTACTATCCGAACGCCGCTGCGTCATCCACGTGCACGGGTGCTCCGAACTACGGCATCGTCGGCCCGAGGGGCGCTACGGAAACCGAA is a genomic window containing:
- a CDS encoding TonB-dependent receptor; the protein is MPMFRWGAVLFALLFLSPVASLAQSGSATIQGSVRSSSGTPISGAQIAVSGPSSRTTTSDAQGNFSISGVTPGIYRLDVNKGGYAPAMVTNLVLLVGGTTPVAVTLVPASLSSLRTIARVNASAHSSINTGAAALTFETRQQFTTLANPQINNVIQRIPNAVVERGSSSPNTSISLGGTQPYETQILLDGHPLSAGRYGVWFSQFFSSWMIGSVEAESGPGNTTPFAGSAIGGTVNLLTPGFTRQTTYDMVYGDDNFGSQSYDILTTGSLGSKFQYVLGAGYAANNGPYYLHYGCTVRPNSPSLDNRPGSTGIIQFCGNLNGSLFTKGELIKFRYDFSPSTSFEIGFAGSQAGYQPQGTAYGQYAANMLITPCLSGGKVCTNPFDSQYVGKTINGYIFYPGSNVYNNQPLFSGEFRTAIGDNTLLIRPYAGNIARIIDGSGELNYPQFYYPNAAASSTCTGAPNYGIVGPRGATETECLQGPFSVLESDKLAGGTVTFIHPFGSDFIEATYDYHGDETFAYYNSAADVVVPDTTSKFNTVSLVGEFALSPDLTFKAGLYGTAWALHGVQAVALSGHRTSTAPLTRTTNRFDPHLALVYQPQARVSYRLSWGTSVTFPYASLVSGVPFITRGSATAPLGTFTLKNPFLNPEVASEFDLGMDRGFGNSIFSMDLSDIQIHNVFETISTPSTSPLYSYVNEPVNIADLSVQQAALRYNYEPPLGLGFFVAGALTRSVVEGVPPQFYTSPTAYVQPANGVQQCSNGGSEVCIPYLKAYGGLQYITRDHTYIQLDADFEGKNNTYNLPPFAYFNFAIRRPVTRTLDVQLAAENVFNIDTYANLPEPNAGIPQIGESSTGLGSILSPLIPAPPQTFRLDFEYHVRTP
- a CDS encoding ribonuclease I, which codes for MRVIAFVAFAAMCCGTVLASLVPAKHGDFAHYTFALTWQPGICSTDGGCLRDQPRRPLIGLHGLWASRPRQLIRSGVTDPQWWSRGCDFYVHSTAAPRLDAYLHWALGNVMPHFAHGLLTHEYDKHVQCFGFDPTAFFSTELAMRHAVVEGGFGRFLISQTGRTVTHAAVAYRFRLAFSTDETRSLQLQCGRNRAGQTVLTQFWITIRTSELAAFPRAVSLMNSPVNEDTCPATFRVPSWQ
- a CDS encoding radical SAM protein, with amino-acid sequence MTRACALACRHCRAAAIPQRHPLELTTTQAFALVDAVVECSPAAFILTGGDPFMRADIVTIVEYAVAHGLRTAVSPSATGRLTPASLRALSAAGCKRISLSLDAPDAASHDAFRGVRGSFERTLRGVRAAREAGLEVQINTTISRFNHTRIDEMAGVLRGLDIVLWSLFFLVPVGRATERDVLNASETERAFAQLHRLSGELPFDLKTTEAPHYRRYLLQHGDAASLAKRIPAIGDGKGFVFVSHLGEICPSGFLPYVVGNVRTDRLLDVYRGHPIMRRLRAPDTFGGKCGVCEYREICGGSRSRAYTMTGDAFASEPSCAYVSPAWSALAASPC